In Sulfitobacter albidus, the following proteins share a genomic window:
- a CDS encoding heme lyase CcmF/NrfE family subunit — protein sequence MITELGHFALLLALGVALIQTVVPLVGAARGWHSWMAVAEPAATVQFVLIAASFGALTWAFVTSDFSLAVVTANSHSMKPMIYKITGTWGNHEGSMLLWVLIVALFGAMAAWFGGQLPASLRARVLSVQAAIGVAFLLFILLTSNPFARLAVPPFDGQDLNPLLQDPGLAFHPPFLYLGYVGLSMAFSFAVAALIEGRVDAAWGRWVRPWTLAAWVFLTIGIALGSWWAYYELGWGGFWFWDPVENASFMPWLLAAALLHSAIVVEKREALKSWTILLAILAFGFSLIGTFIVRSGLLTSVHAFANDPDRGVFILAIMAFFMGGALVLFALRAGAMEAKGVFGVVSRESALVVNNLLLAVSCFVVFVGTMWPLVAEMFFDRKLTVGPPFFDAAFTPFMVALGLVLPIGSALPWKRGGIGRSTTPLKLAFALAVAIGGLVWAVQTGNSLIGPIGMFLAAWLLMGTAIDLAQRTGRGALRERLGRLARLPRADWGKAVAHAGLGITMLGIAGLTAYTVEDIRVAQVDEPFTVGDYDMTLREVNDIEGPNYVATRAIIDVARDGEFIATLAPERRFYPVAQMPTTEAAIHQNLARDLYLVIGDPQVGGGWAVRTYIKAMTNWIWIGCALMALGGTLSLTDRRFRVAAGARKAKAVPAE from the coding sequence ATGATTACAGAGCTTGGACATTTCGCCCTGCTGCTCGCCCTTGGCGTGGCGCTCATTCAAACGGTTGTGCCGCTGGTCGGCGCAGCGCGGGGCTGGCACAGCTGGATGGCCGTGGCGGAGCCCGCGGCGACCGTGCAATTCGTGCTGATCGCGGCATCCTTCGGGGCGCTTACATGGGCTTTCGTGACGTCGGATTTCAGCCTTGCGGTCGTCACGGCGAACAGCCATTCGATGAAACCGATGATCTACAAGATCACCGGCACGTGGGGAAACCACGAGGGGTCGATGCTGCTGTGGGTGCTGATTGTGGCGCTCTTTGGTGCCATGGCCGCGTGGTTCGGCGGGCAGTTGCCCGCCAGCCTGCGCGCGCGGGTGCTGAGCGTTCAGGCGGCAATTGGCGTGGCGTTTCTGCTGTTCATCTTGCTGACCTCAAACCCCTTTGCCCGTCTTGCGGTGCCGCCTTTCGATGGGCAGGATCTCAACCCGCTGTTGCAGGATCCCGGCCTCGCGTTTCATCCGCCGTTCCTCTACCTCGGCTATGTCGGGCTGAGCATGGCGTTCAGCTTTGCCGTGGCCGCGTTGATCGAGGGGCGCGTGGATGCGGCCTGGGGCCGCTGGGTGCGGCCCTGGACACTGGCGGCGTGGGTTTTTCTGACCATCGGTATCGCGCTGGGATCGTGGTGGGCGTACTACGAGCTGGGCTGGGGCGGGTTCTGGTTCTGGGATCCGGTGGAGAACGCCTCGTTCATGCCATGGCTCCTGGCCGCCGCCCTGCTGCATTCGGCCATCGTGGTGGAGAAACGCGAAGCCCTGAAAAGCTGGACGATCCTGCTGGCCATTCTCGCTTTCGGCTTTTCGCTGATCGGGACCTTTATCGTGCGCTCGGGGCTGCTGACCTCGGTACACGCCTTTGCCAACGATCCCGACCGTGGCGTATTCATTCTTGCCATCATGGCGTTCTTCATGGGCGGGGCGCTGGTGCTGTTCGCGCTCCGCGCGGGCGCGATGGAGGCAAAGGGCGTCTTTGGCGTCGTCAGCCGCGAGAGCGCGCTGGTGGTCAACAATCTGCTGCTGGCCGTGTCGTGTTTTGTGGTGTTCGTCGGCACGATGTGGCCGCTCGTGGCCGAGATGTTCTTTGACCGCAAGCTGACCGTCGGGCCGCCGTTCTTTGACGCGGCCTTCACGCCGTTCATGGTGGCGCTGGGTCTGGTGCTGCCGATTGGATCGGCGCTGCCGTGGAAGCGCGGCGGGATCGGGCGCAGCACGACGCCGCTGAAGCTGGCGTTTGCGCTGGCGGTGGCGATTGGCGGGCTGGTCTGGGCGGTGCAGACCGGAAACAGCCTGATTGGACCCATCGGCATGTTCCTCGCTGCGTGGCTGTTGATGGGCACGGCGATTGATCTGGCGCAGCGCACCGGGCGCGGCGCTTTGCGTGAGCGGCTGGGCCGACTGGCGCGCCTTCCGCGTGCCGATTGGGGCAAGGCGGTTGCGCACGCGGGTCTTGGCATCACCATGCTGGGGATCGCGGGGCTGACCGCCTACACCGTCGAGGACATTCGCGTGGCGCAGGTGGATGAACCCTTTACCGTGGGGGACTATGACATGACCCTGCGCGAGGTGAACGATATCGAAGGGCCGAATTACGTCGCGACCCGCGCGATCATCGACGTCGCCCGCGACGGAGAATTCATCGCGACCCTCGCGCCGGAGCGGCGGTTCTACCCCGTCGCGCAGATGCCCACGACCGAAGCCGCGATCCACCAGAACCTTGCGCGCGATCTATACCTTGTCATCGGCGATCCGCAGGTCGGCGGCGGCTGGGCCGTGCGCACCTATATCAAGGCGATGACGAACTGGATCTGGATCGGCTGCGCGCTCATGGCACTGGGTGGCACGCTCAGCCTGACGGACCGCCGCTTCCGCGTGGCCGCAGGGGCGCGCAAGGCCAAGGCAGTACCGGCAGAATGA
- the murI gene encoding glutamate racemase, translated as MAVGIFDSGLGGLTIWDAVQKRLPDQEFVYLADSAHAPYGVRSADDIYDLTVAATQRLFDAGCDLVVLACNTASAAALRRMQEGWVPQDKRVLGVFVPLIEALTERQWGDNSPPREVGTKHVALFATPATVATRAFQRELAFRAIGVDVEAQACGGVVDAIEDGDMILAEALVKSHVDALKRKMPHPDAAILGCTHYPLMKDAFSEALGADVRVLSQADLVAESLADYLERHPDKRGAGDAAFLTTGDPKRVSDRATQFLRRQLTFTAA; from the coding sequence ATGGCGGTAGGCATTTTCGACAGTGGCTTGGGCGGATTGACGATCTGGGACGCGGTGCAAAAGCGCCTGCCGGATCAGGAGTTTGTCTACCTTGCCGACAGTGCGCACGCGCCTTACGGTGTGCGCTCTGCCGATGACATTTATGATCTGACCGTCGCCGCCACGCAGCGCTTGTTCGATGCGGGCTGTGATCTGGTCGTGCTGGCGTGCAACACCGCCTCAGCTGCCGCCCTGCGGCGCATGCAGGAAGGCTGGGTGCCGCAGGACAAGCGCGTGCTGGGGGTCTTTGTGCCGCTGATCGAGGCGCTGACGGAACGGCAGTGGGGCGACAACTCCCCGCCGCGCGAGGTGGGCACAAAACACGTGGCGCTTTTCGCCACACCCGCAACCGTTGCCACCCGCGCCTTCCAGCGCGAATTGGCGTTCCGCGCCATTGGCGTGGACGTCGAGGCGCAGGCCTGCGGCGGTGTCGTCGACGCGATCGAGGACGGCGATATGATCCTCGCCGAAGCACTGGTGAAATCCCACGTCGACGCGCTCAAACGCAAGATGCCGCACCCCGATGCGGCGATCCTTGGCTGCACGCATTACCCGCTGATGAAGGACGCCTTTAGCGAGGCGCTGGGCGCGGATGTACGCGTGCTGAGCCAGGCCGATCTGGTGGCCGAAAGCCTCGCCGACTACCTGGAGCGGCACCCTGACAAACGCGGCGCGGGTGATGCGGCGTTTCTGACAACGGGCGATCCCAAACGCGTGAGTGACCGCGCCACGCAGTTCTTGCGACGACAGCTGACATTTACCGCTGCCTGA
- the argC gene encoding N-acetyl-gamma-glutamyl-phosphate reductase — MIYNIAILGASGYTGAELIRLIANHSHMKIKALGGNSKAGQSMASVFPHLRHLDLPDLVTMEEIDFSGIDLCFCALPHKTSQEVIAALPKNLKIVDLSADFRLRNPADYEKWYGNAHAALAQQEEAVYGLTEFYREEIRAARLVAGTGCNAATGQYALRPLIAAGVIDLDEIILDLKCAVSGAGRALKENLLHAELSEGYHAYAVGGTHRHLGEFDQEFSALAGRPVQVQFTPHLVPANRGILATCYVKGDAQAIHDTLKTAYAAEPFIEVLPFGEAPSTRHIRGSNFCHVGVCADRISGRAIVIAALDNLTKGSSGQALQNANLLLDIEETEGLMMAPLFP, encoded by the coding sequence ATGATATACAACATCGCAATTCTGGGCGCCTCGGGCTACACGGGCGCCGAATTGATCCGGCTGATCGCCAATCATTCCCACATGAAAATCAAGGCTTTGGGCGGGAATTCCAAAGCGGGCCAAAGCATGGCGTCGGTCTTTCCGCATCTGCGCCACCTGGATCTGCCCGATCTGGTCACGATGGAAGAGATCGATTTTTCCGGCATCGATCTGTGCTTTTGCGCGCTGCCGCACAAGACCTCGCAGGAGGTGATCGCAGCCCTACCCAAGAATCTGAAAATTGTGGATCTTTCGGCGGATTTCCGGCTGCGGAATCCCGCGGACTACGAAAAGTGGTACGGCAACGCGCACGCCGCGCTCGCGCAGCAGGAAGAGGCTGTATACGGGCTGACCGAGTTCTACCGGGAGGAAATCCGGGCGGCACGGTTGGTTGCGGGAACGGGATGCAATGCCGCCACGGGCCAGTACGCGCTGCGCCCGCTGATTGCGGCGGGGGTGATTGATCTGGACGAGATCATCCTGGATCTCAAATGCGCCGTCTCCGGCGCAGGGCGGGCGCTCAAGGAAAATCTTTTGCACGCGGAGCTTTCCGAGGGCTATCACGCCTATGCCGTGGGCGGCACGCACCGGCATCTGGGCGAGTTCGATCAGGAGTTCTCTGCGCTCGCGGGGCGGCCCGTGCAGGTGCAGTTCACCCCGCATCTGGTGCCCGCAAATCGCGGCATCCTTGCGACCTGCTACGTGAAGGGGGACGCGCAAGCCATTCATGATACGTTGAAAACGGCCTATGCCGCCGAGCCGTTCATCGAAGTGCTCCCGTTCGGAGAGGCGCCTTCGACGCGGCATATCCGCGGCTCTAATTTCTGCCATGTCGGCGTGTGTGCGGACCGGATCAGTGGCCGCGCGATCGTCATCGCGGCGCTCGATAACCTCACGAAGGGCTCATCGGGTCAGGCGTTGCAAAATGCCAATCTCCTCCTAGATATTGAAGAGACCGAGGGGCTGATGATGGCCCCGCTCTTTCCGTGA
- a CDS encoding lysophospholipid acyltransferase family protein, whose protein sequence is MHPCLTTPRDLSYASAARTRGGRAVIRLMENTTGRVGLIKRAVGYQEEVARGRNFFDVMIERYGLSLDLNRGRLSDVPRDGPLIVIANHPYGILDGLVMGHLLARTRGDFRIMANAAFAKAPDLHRLLLPIDFAQSKEAVAANLATRRTALDYLGDGGAVGIFPGGTVSTAAKPFSRPMDPGWRSFTARMVAKSDATVLPVYFDGHTSRMFQIASHLHQTLRMGLLIKEFRKRIDTPVRLSIGAPIGRDVLDPLAKDGKAMMDFLRKATYGLAPEPLDWSHAGYEFEDRHRSR, encoded by the coding sequence ATGCACCCATGCCTGACCACCCCCCGTGATCTGAGCTATGCGAGCGCCGCGCGTACGCGCGGGGGCCGTGCCGTCATCCGTCTGATGGAGAATACGACTGGACGTGTCGGCCTGATTAAACGCGCGGTCGGCTATCAGGAAGAAGTGGCGCGGGGGCGCAATTTCTTTGACGTGATGATAGAGCGCTACGGGCTGAGCCTTGATCTGAACCGGGGACGCCTGTCGGACGTGCCGCGCGATGGCCCGTTGATTGTGATCGCCAACCATCCCTACGGCATCCTCGACGGGTTGGTGATGGGGCATCTGCTGGCGCGCACACGCGGGGATTTCCGCATCATGGCCAATGCGGCCTTTGCCAAGGCGCCCGATTTGCACCGGCTGCTGCTGCCCATCGATTTTGCGCAGAGCAAGGAGGCTGTCGCCGCCAACCTCGCCACGCGGCGCACGGCGCTTGATTATCTGGGGGACGGGGGCGCTGTCGGTATCTTTCCCGGCGGCACTGTCAGCACTGCGGCGAAGCCTTTCTCGCGCCCCATGGATCCCGGTTGGCGCAGCTTTACCGCGCGGATGGTCGCGAAATCCGATGCGACCGTCCTGCCTGTCTATTTCGACGGGCACACCAGCCGGATGTTCCAGATCGCAAGCCACCTGCACCAGACGCTGCGCATGGGGCTGCTGATCAAGGAATTCCGCAAACGGATCGACACGCCCGTGCGGCTGAGCATCGGCGCGCCCATCGGGCGCGATGTTCTGGACCCTCTGGCAAAAGATGGCAAAGCAATGATGGATTTCCTGCGCAAAGCCACGTATGGACTGGCCCCAGAACCGCTGGATTGGTCCCACGCGGGATATGAATTCGAGGACCGGCATCGCAGCCGGTAG
- a CDS encoding LysR family transcriptional regulator — MDWDKLRIFHAVADAGSLTHAGERLNLSQSAVSRQIRGLEEQLNTNLFHRHARGLILTEQGELLFDATSAMSKRVEAAGARIRDSEEEVFGELRVTTTTGFGTLWLAPRLSKLYEKYPELKVDLMLEERVLDLPMREADVAIRFKEPSQADLVRKRLMTVQMGLYSTPGYLKAAGTPERLEDLSAHRLICQNTNSDQVGAGLNLIQQLMLYDIKSLLTVNNYFGVLQGVLNDLGIGVLPDYLIQDFPDMVRVLPQITSADVPVFLAYPEELRQSQRVAAFKDFVQDEIIAYRKLARDS, encoded by the coding sequence ATGGACTGGGACAAATTGCGAATCTTTCACGCGGTGGCCGATGCGGGCTCGCTCACCCACGCGGGGGAGCGGCTCAACCTGTCGCAATCCGCCGTCAGCCGACAGATTCGCGGTCTCGAAGAACAGCTCAACACCAATCTCTTTCACCGCCACGCGCGCGGGCTGATCCTGACGGAACAGGGTGAGCTGCTGTTTGATGCCACCAGCGCCATGAGCAAACGGGTCGAGGCAGCGGGCGCGCGCATTCGCGACAGCGAGGAAGAAGTCTTTGGCGAGCTGCGTGTGACCACCACCACCGGTTTCGGCACGCTTTGGCTCGCGCCACGGCTGTCAAAGCTTTACGAGAAATACCCCGAGCTCAAAGTCGATCTGATGCTGGAGGAACGTGTGCTCGATCTGCCCATGCGCGAGGCGGATGTCGCCATCCGCTTCAAGGAGCCCAGTCAGGCGGATCTAGTGCGCAAGCGGCTGATGACCGTACAGATGGGTCTTTATTCGACACCCGGATACCTCAAGGCCGCAGGCACGCCCGAGCGGTTGGAAGATTTGAGCGCACATCGGCTGATCTGCCAGAACACCAACAGCGATCAGGTGGGCGCGGGTCTGAATCTGATCCAGCAACTCATGCTTTACGACATCAAGTCGCTGCTGACCGTCAACAACTACTTTGGCGTGTTGCAAGGCGTGCTGAACGATCTCGGCATCGGTGTGCTGCCCGACTACCTTATACAGGATTTCCCGGACATGGTGCGGGTGCTGCCGCAGATCACCTCGGCGGATGTCCCGGTTTTCCTGGCCTACCCCGAAGAGCTGCGCCAATCGCAGCGGGTCGCGGCCTTCAAGGATTTCGTGCAGGACGAAATCATCGCCTACCGCAAGCTGGCGCGTGACAGTTGA
- a CDS encoding indolepyruvate ferredoxin oxidoreductase family protein, translating to MTTQKISLNDRFDLEKSPVLLNGTQALVRAVMMQAERDRVAGLNTAGLVTGYRGSPLGAVDMQMMRAQKQLAAHRVTFQSGLNEDLAATALWGAQQAELRGEGKYDGVFGLWYGKGPGVDRSGDVMRHANMAGSSKHGGVVMAMGDDHTGESSTVLHQSEFAMVDTYMPVLSPAGVQEMLDYSVYGWALSRYAGVWVGLKTMKDTVEVTSVVDGDPHRMSFVTPEFDLPDGGLNIRLVDDRIEQEARLIDYKRYAAEAFAHANNMDKRMWGKPGAKIGFVAAGKNYLDLVHALSLLNIDAAEAERLGITTYKVGQTWPLNMKGFHDWAEELDLIVVVEEKRKLIEVQIKEALFDDDMRHRVYGGRKNGAEFFSARWALDPTDIATKLGEVLCEEGRGTDGIKAGMAKLDEARRADNAPQLAARLPYFCSGCPHNSSTKVPEGSRAYAGIGCHFMVQWMDRETLGFTHMGGEGANWIGEAPFSNTPHVFQNLGDGTYNHSGVQAIRAAIAAGTNITYKILYNDAVAMTGGQGNEGDLDAPRIVDELRAMGIKNLAVVYDEKEDVDFARFKGVETHERAELQNVQERMAKTTGVSAIVYIQTCAAEKRRRRKRGTFPDIDKRVFINTDVCEGCGDCGVQSNCVSIVPKETELGRKRAIDQSSCNKDFSCVKGFCPSFVTLEGAKVRKEATTEVKIPDLPDPALPAIKGTYNVVITGVGGTGVVTIGAVLAQAAQIDGKGAGMMEMAGLAQKGGAVSIHCRLGERPEDISAIRVATGECDALIGGDLVVSGGNKTLGLTSAGRTGAVVNSHQIITGDFTRDTEFQMPYDQLELSLQARLKDRVVLFDASDLAKATLGDSIYSNMMIFGGAWQRGLIPLSLQAIREAISLNGAAVERNLRAFELGRWAVEHPADAQAVLTPKVVALPKSLDERITYRAEHLTAYQGKRLAKRYRKLVEGIDDKAVREAAARGYHKLLSYKDEYEVARLLLTSREKAEAEFEGDFRMSFHLAPPMLSKTGPDGRPMKREFGPWLERPLRLMTKLKALRGTPLDVFGYTAERRMERALIKQYEADMADVLPKLTDATREAVVALAELPMQIRGFGPVKQANEAKAAKRREELLAVIRAGGERMDRAAQ from the coding sequence ATGACGACGCAGAAGATTTCACTCAACGACCGCTTTGATCTGGAGAAAAGCCCCGTTCTGTTGAACGGCACGCAGGCGCTTGTGCGCGCGGTGATGATGCAGGCCGAACGCGACCGCGTGGCCGGTTTGAACACCGCCGGGCTTGTGACCGGCTACCGTGGCTCGCCGCTCGGCGCGGTCGACATGCAGATGATGCGCGCGCAAAAACAGCTCGCCGCGCATCGCGTCACGTTCCAATCGGGGTTGAACGAAGATCTGGCCGCCACCGCCCTGTGGGGCGCGCAGCAGGCAGAGCTGCGCGGTGAGGGGAAATACGACGGCGTCTTTGGTCTGTGGTACGGGAAGGGGCCGGGGGTGGACCGGTCGGGCGATGTGATGCGCCACGCCAATATGGCCGGATCATCCAAACACGGCGGTGTCGTCATGGCGATGGGGGACGATCACACCGGTGAATCCTCTACCGTGCTGCACCAATCCGAATTTGCGATGGTCGACACCTACATGCCCGTGCTGTCGCCTGCGGGCGTGCAGGAGATGCTGGATTATTCCGTCTATGGCTGGGCGCTGTCGCGTTATGCCGGCGTCTGGGTGGGGCTCAAGACGATGAAGGACACGGTCGAGGTGACCTCCGTCGTGGACGGCGATCCGCACCGGATGTCATTTGTCACACCCGAATTCGATCTGCCCGACGGGGGGCTGAACATCCGCCTTGTCGATGACCGCATCGAACAGGAGGCGCGGCTGATCGACTACAAGCGCTACGCCGCCGAAGCCTTCGCCCACGCCAACAACATGGACAAGCGCATGTGGGGCAAACCCGGCGCCAAGATCGGGTTTGTCGCGGCGGGCAAGAACTACCTCGATCTGGTGCACGCGCTGAGCCTGCTGAATATCGACGCCGCCGAGGCAGAGCGTCTGGGAATCACCACCTATAAGGTGGGCCAGACCTGGCCGCTGAACATGAAGGGCTTTCACGACTGGGCAGAGGAGTTGGACCTGATCGTCGTGGTCGAGGAAAAGCGCAAGCTGATCGAGGTGCAGATCAAGGAGGCGCTGTTTGACGATGACATGCGCCACCGGGTCTACGGCGGGCGCAAGAACGGGGCCGAATTCTTCTCCGCGCGCTGGGCGCTGGATCCGACGGATATCGCGACCAAGCTGGGCGAAGTTCTGTGCGAGGAGGGGCGCGGCACCGACGGGATCAAGGCCGGGATGGCCAAGCTCGACGAGGCGCGCCGCGCCGACAACGCGCCGCAGCTGGCGGCGCGACTGCCGTATTTCTGCTCGGGCTGCCCGCACAACTCCTCGACCAAGGTGCCGGAGGGCAGCCGCGCCTATGCGGGCATCGGGTGCCACTTCATGGTGCAATGGATGGACCGCGAGACGTTGGGTTTCACCCATATGGGCGGCGAAGGCGCGAACTGGATCGGCGAGGCGCCGTTTTCCAACACGCCGCATGTGTTCCAGAACCTTGGTGACGGGACGTATAACCACTCGGGTGTGCAGGCGATCCGCGCGGCCATCGCGGCGGGCACAAACATCACCTACAAGATCCTGTATAACGATGCGGTCGCCATGACCGGCGGGCAGGGCAACGAGGGCGATCTGGACGCGCCGCGTATCGTGGATGAGCTGCGCGCCATGGGGATCAAGAACCTCGCCGTGGTCTACGACGAAAAGGAAGACGTGGATTTTGCCCGCTTCAAGGGGGTGGAGACGCACGAGCGGGCCGAGTTGCAGAATGTGCAGGAACGTATGGCCAAGACGACAGGCGTCAGCGCCATCGTCTATATCCAGACCTGTGCTGCCGAAAAGCGCCGCCGTCGCAAGCGGGGCACCTTCCCGGATATCGACAAGCGGGTGTTCATCAATACCGACGTCTGCGAGGGCTGCGGCGATTGCGGGGTGCAGTCCAACTGCGTCTCGATCGTGCCCAAGGAGACTGAGCTGGGGCGCAAGCGCGCGATCGACCAGTCGTCGTGCAACAAGGATTTCTCCTGCGTCAAGGGGTTCTGCCCCTCTTTCGTGACGCTGGAAGGCGCCAAGGTGCGCAAGGAGGCGACGACGGAGGTGAAGATCCCCGATCTGCCCGATCCCGCGCTGCCCGCGATCAAGGGCACGTATAACGTCGTCATCACAGGCGTCGGCGGAACGGGTGTCGTGACCATCGGCGCGGTGTTGGCGCAGGCCGCACAGATCGACGGCAAGGGGGCGGGCATGATGGAAATGGCCGGTCTGGCGCAGAAGGGCGGCGCCGTGAGCATCCATTGCCGGCTGGGGGAGCGGCCCGAGGATATTTCGGCCATTCGCGTGGCCACTGGGGAGTGCGACGCGCTCATCGGCGGCGATCTGGTGGTGTCGGGCGGCAACAAGACGCTGGGCCTGACAAGCGCCGGGCGCACGGGGGCGGTGGTGAACTCCCACCAGATCATCACCGGCGATTTCACCCGCGATACCGAATTCCAGATGCCATACGATCAGCTTGAGCTGTCGTTGCAGGCGCGTCTGAAAGACCGTGTCGTGCTGTTCGACGCCTCCGATCTGGCCAAGGCAACACTGGGCGATTCGATCTATTCCAACATGATGATCTTTGGCGGGGCGTGGCAGCGCGGCCTGATCCCGCTTTCGTTGCAGGCGATCCGGGAGGCCATCAGCCTCAACGGAGCGGCGGTCGAGCGGAACCTGCGTGCGTTCGAGCTGGGGCGCTGGGCGGTTGAGCATCCGGCCGATGCGCAGGCGGTGCTGACACCCAAGGTCGTGGCGCTCCCCAAATCGCTCGATGAGCGGATCACCTACCGGGCCGAACATCTGACGGCCTATCAGGGCAAGCGGCTGGCCAAGCGCTATCGCAAGCTGGTCGAGGGAATCGACGACAAGGCGGTGCGCGAAGCGGCCGCACGGGGTTATCACAAGCTGCTGTCCTACAAGGACGAATACGAGGTGGCGCGCCTGCTGCTCACCTCGCGCGAGAAGGCAGAGGCGGAGTTCGAGGGCGATTTCCGCATGAGCTTCCACCTCGCCCCGCCCATGCTGTCGAAAACCGGACCCGACGGGCGGCCGATGAAACGCGAATTCGGCCCCTGGCTGGAGCGGCCCCTGCGCCTGATGACCAAGCTCAAGGCGCTGCGTGGCACGCCGCTCGACGTGTTCGGCTACACCGCCGAGCGCCGGATGGAGCGGGCGTTGATCAAGCAGTACGAGGCCGACATGGCCGACGTGCTGCCCAAGCTGACGGATGCGACCCGCGAGGCCGTTGTGGCGCTGGCCGAATTGCCGATGCAGATCCGCGGCTTTGGCCCCGTCAAGCAGGCCAATGAGGCAAAGGCCGCCAAACGCCGCGAGGAGCTGCTGGCCGTCATCCGCGCGGGCGGAGAGCGCATGGACCGCGCGGCGCAGTAG
- a CDS encoding holin family protein, with translation MGLIERLFGVVFGGNRNVVRETVEVFRENAEAGAVRGAEVQQQAMQQYGSEFVAAPKGWFDRFMDGLNRVPRPALALGTLGLFVSAMVAPLWFAQRMQGIALVPEPLWWLLGVIVSFYFGARHQVKSQEFQRSIVDTIAHVGPVVNNIKAIEELRHDSIGAADPGPDVRAAAQALRSEENPALEDWRAAR, from the coding sequence ATGGGCCTGATCGAACGTCTTTTCGGGGTCGTTTTTGGCGGCAATCGCAACGTCGTGCGCGAGACGGTCGAGGTCTTTCGCGAAAACGCCGAAGCCGGGGCCGTACGCGGGGCCGAGGTGCAGCAGCAGGCGATGCAGCAATACGGCAGCGAATTTGTCGCGGCGCCAAAGGGCTGGTTTGACCGCTTCATGGACGGGCTCAACCGGGTGCCGCGCCCGGCGCTGGCGCTTGGCACGCTGGGGCTGTTTGTCTCGGCGATGGTGGCGCCCCTGTGGTTTGCCCAGCGGATGCAGGGGATCGCGCTGGTGCCGGAGCCATTGTGGTGGTTGCTGGGGGTGATCGTCTCGTTCTACTTTGGCGCGCGGCACCAGGTGAAAAGTCAGGAATTCCAGCGCTCTATCGTCGACACGATTGCCCATGTCGGCCCGGTGGTGAACAACATCAAGGCCATCGAGGAACTGCGCCACGACAGCATTGGCGCAGCCGATCCCGGGCCGGACGTGCGCGCGGCGGCTCAGGCGCTGCGCAGTGAGGAGAATCCCGCGCTGGAGGACTGGCGCGCGGCACGCTGA
- the ccmE gene encoding cytochrome c maturation protein CcmE encodes MKSLKKQRRIQVIAVAVCALIAATALIGYGLRDGINFFRAPSQVVAEPPAPTEVFRIGGLVEEGTLKRGEGEQTRFSVTDGGASVPVVYTGVLPDLFGENEGMVGTGRYINGVFEATEILARHDETYMPKEVVDALKEQGVYQEPDT; translated from the coding sequence ATGAAAAGCCTGAAAAAGCAACGCCGTATTCAGGTGATCGCCGTCGCTGTCTGCGCGCTGATCGCGGCGACGGCGCTGATTGGCTACGGGCTGCGCGACGGGATCAATTTTTTCCGCGCGCCCAGTCAAGTGGTGGCCGAGCCGCCCGCGCCGACGGAAGTGTTCCGCATCGGCGGTCTGGTCGAGGAAGGCACGCTCAAACGCGGTGAGGGGGAGCAGACGCGCTTTTCCGTCACCGACGGCGGCGCGTCAGTGCCGGTGGTCTATACTGGTGTGTTGCCGGACCTTTTTGGCGAGAACGAGGGCATGGTGGGCACGGGTCGCTATATTAACGGCGTCTTTGAAGCTACTGAAATCCTTGCACGACACGATGAGACCTACATGCCGAAAGAGGTTGTGGACGCGCTGAAGGAGCAGGGCGTCTACCAAGAGCCCGACACCTGA
- a CDS encoding holin-associated N-acetylmuramidase yields MQTVTEIAEDIVRREGGYVNDPDDPGGATNFGVTIHTMRRLGLDLDGDGQISPADVRKLTREQAVQIFLKHYYEKPLIAELPRALQASVFDMYVNAGANAVKILQRLLVDMGYAVTVDGALGPQSLAAVRAAWRASPDHLVDAYGIARRNYYFRLADRRAASRKYARTRAGGKGGWIKRAEEFISPRYHLSREAFAQRTASWA; encoded by the coding sequence ATGCAGACAGTGACCGAGATTGCCGAAGATATCGTACGCCGTGAAGGCGGTTATGTGAACGACCCGGACGACCCCGGCGGGGCCACGAATTTTGGGGTCACGATCCATACGATGCGCAGGCTGGGCCTTGATCTGGACGGCGACGGGCAGATCAGCCCGGCGGATGTGCGCAAACTGACCCGCGAACAGGCGGTGCAGATCTTTCTCAAGCATTACTACGAAAAACCGTTGATTGCGGAGCTGCCCCGCGCCCTGCAGGCGAGCGTTTTTGATATGTACGTCAATGCCGGCGCGAATGCTGTGAAAATCCTGCAACGGCTGCTGGTCGACATGGGCTATGCCGTGACGGTCGACGGGGCGCTTGGGCCGCAAAGCCTGGCCGCCGTCCGCGCGGCCTGGCGCGCCTCGCCCGATCATCTGGTGGACGCCTACGGGATCGCGCGGCGCAACTATTATTTCCGTCTCGCCGACCGTCGCGCGGCCTCGCGCAAATACGCCCGCACGCGGGCAGGCGGGAAGGGCGGTTGGATCAAGCGGGCGGAGGAGTTCATCTCTCCGCGCTATCACCTGAGCCGCGAGGCATTTGCACAAAGGACAGCGTCATGGGCCTGA